One Mycolicibacterium parafortuitum DNA segment encodes these proteins:
- a CDS encoding TetR family transcriptional regulator — MPRPAETTRRRGRRKGDPVSRDAVLAAAKARFSQDGFEKTTLRAIAKDAGVDASMVLYLFGSKEELFRESLRLILDPEVLVAALTGDEGDIGTRMVRTYLGIWEAPDSAATMRAMLSSATSNPHAHTAFREFMQHYVLTAVSGVLGGDEQARLRALLAASSLVGTAMLRYLIEVPPLSELATEQVVTLVAPTVTRYLTADADELGLPQ; from the coding sequence GTGCCCCGACCTGCCGAGACGACCCGCCGTCGCGGGAGGCGCAAGGGCGATCCGGTGTCCCGCGACGCCGTGCTCGCCGCGGCGAAGGCCCGCTTCAGCCAGGACGGATTCGAGAAGACGACCCTGCGCGCGATCGCCAAGGACGCCGGCGTCGACGCGTCGATGGTGCTGTACCTGTTCGGTTCCAAGGAGGAACTGTTCCGGGAGTCGCTGCGGCTGATCCTCGATCCCGAGGTGCTGGTGGCCGCACTGACCGGGGACGAGGGCGACATCGGCACCCGGATGGTGCGGACCTACCTGGGCATCTGGGAGGCGCCCGACAGCGCCGCGACGATGCGCGCGATGCTGTCGTCGGCGACGTCGAACCCTCATGCCCACACCGCGTTCCGGGAGTTCATGCAGCACTACGTGCTGACCGCGGTCTCGGGTGTGCTCGGCGGCGACGAACAGGCCAGGCTGCGCGCGCTGCTGGCGGCCTCCAGCCTGGTGGGCACGGCGATGCTGCGCTATCTGATCGAGGTGCCGCCACTGTCGGAACTGGCCACCGAGCAGGTGGTGACGCTGGTCGCGCCGACGGTCACGCGGTACCTGACGGCCGACGCCGACGAACTCGGGTTACCCCAGTAG